In a genomic window of Prochlorococcus marinus subsp. marinus str. CCMP1375:
- a CDS encoding metal ABC transporter substrate-binding protein, with protein sequence MLSCKATVERSYSSKDPDRLKVLTTFTVLADIAKNIAGDRLDVQSITKPGAEIHGYKPTPSDLVNAANSDLILENGFGLELWAKKFISSLNKDIPTVVLSEGMEPLNIAGDAYKGKPNPHAWMSPNRALHYVDKIVKAFIFIDPEGKAIYLKNGQAYKQELLALDKELSFALKSIPSKKRILVSCEGALSYLAEDYGFEEAYLWPVNAESQVTPRRMERLIAKIRETKVPVIFCETTVSAKAQKEVARITNTSFGGKFYVDSLSDSDGPASTFLDLQRHNVQLILEGFSK encoded by the coding sequence ATGCTTTCTTGTAAGGCGACAGTTGAAAGAAGTTACTCATCTAAGGATCCGGACAGACTTAAAGTTTTAACTACTTTTACTGTACTTGCAGACATTGCTAAAAATATAGCTGGAGATCGATTAGATGTTCAATCTATTACTAAGCCAGGTGCAGAGATTCATGGATACAAGCCAACACCAAGTGATTTAGTTAATGCAGCAAATTCTGACTTGATTCTAGAGAATGGCTTTGGTCTTGAGCTTTGGGCTAAGAAATTCATTTCTTCATTAAATAAGGATATCCCGACTGTAGTTTTATCAGAAGGAATGGAACCCTTAAATATTGCAGGAGATGCTTATAAAGGTAAGCCTAATCCACATGCATGGATGTCACCAAATAGGGCCTTACATTACGTAGACAAGATCGTCAAAGCATTTATTTTCATTGATCCAGAAGGTAAAGCCATTTATTTAAAAAATGGTCAAGCATATAAGCAGGAGTTGTTGGCATTAGATAAAGAATTGTCATTTGCACTGAAGTCAATTCCTTCAAAAAAAAGAATATTAGTTAGCTGCGAAGGAGCCTTATCTTATTTAGCTGAAGACTATGGATTTGAAGAGGCTTATTTGTGGCCAGTTAATGCCGAGAGTCAAGTGACCCCTAGAAGAATGGAGCGGCTCATAGCGAAAATAAGAGAAACCAAAGTCCCTGTAATATTTTGTGAAACCACTGTGAGTGCCAAAGCACAAAAGGAAGTTGCGAGAATCACTAACACCAGTTTTGGTGGTAAATTTTATGTTGATTCATTGTCAGATTCGGACGGACCAGCCTCAACATTCCTTGACCTTCAACGACATAACGTACAGTTAATTCTTGAAGGTTTTTCTAAATAA
- the thrB gene encoding homoserine kinase, producing MIQPPIGKKVLVEVPSTTANLGPGFDCLGAALSLTNFFTIKRIDGDSERFELIMESTEGNHLRGGPENLFYRAAQRVWKAAEVEPFALEARVKLAVPPARGLGSSATAIVAGLVGANALINDPLSKEKLLELAIDIEGHPDNVVPSLLGGLCFTAKAASQRWRVVKCDWDDSIKAVVAIPSLRLSTSEARRVMPKTVPLGDAVMNLGSLTLLLNGLRTGRQDLITDGMHDRLHEPYRWKLIKGGAQVCEAAINAGAFGCAISGAGPSILALCKEDKGRNISQAMVKAWESEGVASRAPLLNLQTKGSTWYSNQSK from the coding sequence ATGATTCAGCCGCCAATAGGTAAAAAAGTATTAGTGGAAGTGCCATCCACAACAGCGAATCTAGGTCCAGGATTTGACTGTTTAGGAGCAGCTCTAAGTCTTACAAACTTTTTTACCATCAAAAGAATTGATGGAGATAGCGAGAGATTTGAATTAATAATGGAAAGTACTGAAGGAAATCATTTAAGAGGAGGACCAGAAAATCTCTTTTATAGAGCAGCTCAAAGGGTTTGGAAAGCAGCTGAAGTAGAGCCCTTTGCTCTAGAAGCAAGAGTAAAATTAGCAGTTCCACCTGCAAGGGGACTTGGAAGTAGTGCTACAGCTATCGTCGCAGGACTTGTAGGAGCAAATGCACTAATAAATGATCCATTAAGCAAAGAGAAGCTTCTTGAACTTGCTATTGATATTGAGGGTCATCCAGACAATGTAGTCCCATCACTTCTAGGCGGTTTATGTTTTACTGCAAAAGCTGCCTCTCAGAGATGGAGAGTTGTTAAATGTGATTGGGACGATTCTATAAAAGCTGTTGTTGCTATTCCTTCCTTACGTTTAAGCACGAGTGAAGCAAGAAGAGTCATGCCTAAGACAGTACCTTTAGGGGATGCTGTTATGAACTTAGGTTCTTTAACACTCTTGCTTAATGGTCTTAGAACAGGTCGACAAGACCTTATTACTGATGGAATGCATGATCGTTTGCACGAGCCTTATAGATGGAAATTAATTAAAGGAGGTGCTCAGGTTTGCGAAGCAGCTATTAATGCTGGAGCCTTTGGATGCGCCATTAGTGGTGCAGGTCCAAGCATTCTCGCCTTATGTAAGGAAGATAAAGGTAGAAATATAAGTCAAGCTATGGTGAAAGCCTGGGAAAGTGAAGGTGTTGCAAGTCGAGCTCCATTACTTAACCTACAAACCAAAGGCTCCACTTGGTATTCTAATCAAAGTAAGTAG
- the thrS gene encoding threonine--tRNA ligase, whose protein sequence is MPIITLPDGAQRTYSTPVTIAEIAAEIGPGLAKAAIAGEVNGELVDTCIPISVNANINIITSKNKEGIDIIRHSFAHLLGHAIKQLYPDAKMAIGPVIENGFYYDIAYKDTFSLDDLNQIELRIKELIKQDYDVVVEEVSKEKARKTFLDRDEAYKVQIIDEIPDNETIKLYKHQEYIDMCRGPHVPNTKHLRAFSLMKVSGAYWRGDSNNEMLQRIYGTAWGSTKELEAYLLKIEEAEKRDHRKIGKKLDLFHTQEEAPGMIFWHPKGWSIYQVLESFIRETLILNDYKEIKTPQTVDRSLWEKSGHWDKFKEDMFTTTSENREYAIKPMNCPCHIQVFNEGLKSYRDLPIRLAEFGSCHRNEPSGALHGLMRVRNFVQDDAHIFCTEAQIQDEVSKFIDLVFDVYKAFGFESIIIKLSTRPTKRVGSDEIWDKSEKALADALNIKKFEWSYLPGEGAFYGPKIEFSLKDCIDRVWQCGTIQVDFSMPHRLGASYIDENSQKKVPVMLHRAILGSFERFIGILIEEYEGKFPPWLSPIQVIVIGITDRNSIKCKEISNLLMLRGYRATYDTRNEKVGLKIREHTLQRIPYLLIIGDKEQEEGTVSVRTMHGIDMGSMKLTEFQEIINEAISLKGNYKPVPKR, encoded by the coding sequence ATGCCAATAATTACATTACCTGATGGAGCACAGAGAACTTATTCTACTCCTGTAACTATTGCTGAAATTGCAGCAGAAATAGGGCCGGGGCTTGCAAAAGCTGCAATTGCTGGAGAAGTAAATGGTGAACTGGTCGATACATGTATTCCTATAAGTGTTAACGCAAATATAAATATTATTACATCTAAGAATAAGGAGGGAATTGATATTATACGTCATTCCTTTGCTCATCTATTAGGTCACGCAATTAAACAATTATATCCCGACGCAAAAATGGCAATTGGTCCAGTAATTGAAAATGGATTTTATTATGATATAGCCTATAAAGATACATTCTCGCTTGATGATCTAAATCAAATAGAGTTAAGAATTAAAGAGCTCATAAAGCAAGACTATGATGTAGTAGTAGAAGAAGTTTCTAAAGAGAAAGCTCGTAAAACATTCTTAGATAGAGATGAAGCATATAAAGTTCAAATAATAGATGAAATCCCAGACAACGAAACTATAAAACTCTACAAACATCAAGAATATATTGATATGTGTAGAGGTCCACATGTTCCTAATACAAAACATTTAAGAGCTTTTTCCTTAATGAAAGTCTCTGGTGCTTATTGGAGAGGAGACTCAAATAATGAAATGCTTCAAAGAATTTATGGCACTGCATGGGGAAGCACCAAAGAACTTGAAGCCTATCTACTCAAGATAGAAGAAGCTGAAAAAAGAGATCATAGGAAGATTGGTAAAAAACTTGATTTATTTCATACTCAAGAAGAAGCTCCTGGAATGATCTTCTGGCATCCTAAAGGCTGGTCAATTTATCAAGTATTGGAAAGTTTTATACGTGAAACTCTTATATTAAATGATTACAAAGAGATAAAAACACCTCAAACAGTAGACAGATCTCTTTGGGAAAAATCAGGTCATTGGGATAAGTTTAAGGAAGATATGTTTACTACAACTTCAGAAAATAGAGAATATGCAATTAAACCAATGAATTGTCCGTGTCATATTCAAGTTTTCAATGAAGGTCTAAAAAGTTATAGGGATCTTCCAATTAGACTTGCAGAATTTGGATCTTGCCATAGGAATGAACCATCAGGCGCACTCCATGGCTTAATGAGGGTTCGGAATTTCGTCCAAGATGATGCTCATATTTTTTGCACTGAAGCTCAAATTCAAGATGAAGTTTCTAAATTTATAGATCTAGTCTTTGATGTATATAAAGCTTTTGGATTTGAATCAATAATCATAAAATTATCTACAAGGCCAACAAAACGAGTAGGGAGCGATGAGATTTGGGACAAATCAGAAAAAGCACTAGCCGATGCATTGAATATAAAGAAGTTTGAATGGTCATACTTACCAGGTGAAGGAGCATTTTATGGCCCCAAAATAGAATTTTCATTAAAAGATTGTATAGACAGAGTTTGGCAATGTGGTACCATCCAAGTCGATTTTTCTATGCCACACAGACTTGGTGCTAGTTATATAGATGAAAATAGTCAAAAGAAAGTACCTGTAATGCTTCATAGAGCAATCCTAGGTTCTTTTGAAAGATTTATTGGCATATTAATTGAAGAATATGAAGGCAAGTTCCCTCCATGGCTTTCACCAATACAAGTAATAGTAATTGGAATAACTGATAGAAATTCTATTAAATGCAAAGAAATCTCTAATCTATTGATGTTAAGAGGTTACAGAGCAACTTACGATACAAGAAATGAAAAGGTAGGTCTAAAAATTCGAGAACATACTCTTCAGAGAATACCTTATTTATTAATAATTGGTGATAAGGAACAGGAGGAAGGAACTGTTTCCGTAAGAACTATGCATGGAATTGACATGGGTTCTATGAAATTAACTGAATTTCAAGAAATAATTAATGAAGCCATCTCTTTAAAAGGTAATTATAAGCCTGTTCCTAAAAGATAG
- a CDS encoding NAD(P)H-quinone oxidoreductase subunit 4, producing MDANTITTAASSSSFPWLSLIVLLPAVSALIIQFLPQKQDESPDLFRNIAIGVLAFDFLIILFVLSQLFTSQSSDLQLIERTTWLPSIGLEWSLGVDGISAPLVALSGLITLLSATASWKITNKPKLYFSLLLIQASAQALVFLSQDFLLFFLAWELELVPVYLLIAIWGGRKRLYAATKFILYTALASLLILVSGLALALSGDSFTLNLSELTARSTSGTFGLLCYLGFLIGFGVKLPIFPLHTWLPDAHGEANAPVSMLLAGILLKMGGYALIRFNVQMFPEIHIQLSPALIVIGIVNIIYGALNAFAQDNVKRRIACSSVSHMGFVLLGIGAINTLGINGAMLQMISHGLIAAAMFFITGSFYERTNTLSIPNMGGLAKALPITFALFLTSSLASLALPGMSGFVSEITIFLGITSQDAFTSIFRSISILIAAIGLVLTPVYLLSMCRRVFFGPRIPALAMVEEMNSRELLIALSLLVPTLFIGFWPRIATDLFETSTDAIASNLLASNLITIAPIVYLN from the coding sequence ATGGACGCAAATACAATAACTACAGCTGCGTCCAGCTCATCCTTCCCTTGGCTATCTTTAATTGTTCTGCTTCCTGCAGTTAGTGCGTTAATAATTCAATTCTTGCCTCAAAAACAAGACGAAAGTCCTGATCTCTTTAGGAATATTGCTATTGGTGTACTTGCATTCGACTTTTTAATAATACTATTTGTTCTTAGTCAATTATTTACAAGTCAATCAAGTGATCTGCAATTAATTGAAAGAACAACTTGGTTGCCTTCAATAGGACTTGAATGGTCCTTAGGAGTTGATGGCATATCAGCACCACTTGTTGCTTTAAGTGGCCTAATAACACTTCTCTCAGCTACAGCTAGTTGGAAAATTACTAACAAACCAAAACTTTATTTCTCACTATTACTAATTCAGGCATCAGCGCAAGCTTTGGTTTTCCTATCTCAAGACTTTCTGCTTTTCTTTCTTGCTTGGGAATTAGAACTTGTCCCTGTATATTTATTAATTGCAATATGGGGAGGTAGAAAAAGATTATATGCAGCAACTAAATTTATACTTTATACAGCACTTGCCTCATTGTTAATACTTGTTAGTGGTCTTGCATTGGCATTATCAGGGGATTCTTTTACTTTAAATCTTAGTGAACTAACAGCAAGATCAACCTCTGGCACTTTTGGATTACTTTGTTATTTGGGGTTCTTAATTGGTTTTGGTGTGAAACTACCTATTTTCCCTCTGCATACATGGTTGCCTGATGCACATGGCGAGGCAAATGCTCCAGTTTCAATGTTATTAGCAGGAATACTTCTAAAAATGGGTGGATATGCATTGATTAGATTTAATGTACAAATGTTCCCTGAAATTCATATTCAATTATCACCAGCATTAATAGTAATAGGCATAGTAAATATAATTTATGGAGCATTAAATGCTTTTGCTCAAGACAATGTAAAACGAAGAATTGCTTGCAGTTCAGTAAGTCACATGGGTTTTGTTCTATTAGGTATAGGAGCTATAAACACTTTAGGTATTAATGGGGCAATGCTTCAGATGATCAGTCATGGACTAATTGCTGCAGCAATGTTCTTTATAACAGGTTCATTTTACGAAAGAACAAATACTCTTTCAATACCAAATATGGGAGGACTAGCAAAGGCTCTTCCGATAACATTTGCTCTTTTTCTCACCAGTTCGTTAGCCTCCTTAGCTCTTCCAGGCATGAGTGGATTTGTTAGTGAAATAACAATCTTCCTTGGTATAACTAGTCAAGATGCCTTTACTTCGATTTTCAGATCTATCTCAATACTAATTGCTGCAATAGGACTTGTACTTACTCCTGTTTACCTTTTATCAATGTGCAGACGAGTGTTTTTTGGGCCTAGGATACCAGCCTTAGCAATGGTTGAAGAAATGAACTCCAGAGAGCTGTTAATAGCTTTAAGTCTTCTAGTACCAACATTATTCATAGGTTTTTGGCCTAGAATCGCTACAGATTTATTTGAAACATCTACTGATGCGATTGCAAGTAACTTGCTTGCTAGCAATTTAATAACTATTGCACCAATAGTATATTTAAATTAA
- a CDS encoding YcjF family protein — protein sequence MKNFLESFKIPSLPVGKVGILLGSFIAGQWVVSDLIHIPSGGIAVFVAGAGILFLSKPSSVSFNSPSTVKGWIKRCNAVLKQFEFLEEPSEHFLKATQRAESLQEILTRDASQSLSVLSTKGIDLPQNDLLQSALKCSSPLNLSCSASLPIDNQSWEFPSHLFEQDLILYYLPLPLRAVDLLWLEKVPQELPSWIAVNFDDQDDWPDQLKALQSQLPERWINRVLKCDESLENMKKALTPVRRCLEQPKKNVDQTRRRLLSRLHSSWQADLEGLRRTKFRDIQNRSQWLVAGAVFASPVPSTDLLSVAVVNGLMIQEMGKLWSCDVKPDLLNAVARQLAIAALSQGVVEWSGQALLGVAKLHGSTWLAAGAIQAISAAYLTRVVGTSMADWMALNNGVSKPDLELLKLQAPALIAQAAEKEKVDWTSFVNQSRDWIKEQLKDQRAVIT from the coding sequence ATGAAAAATTTTCTTGAATCTTTCAAAATTCCTTCTTTACCAGTGGGTAAGGTTGGAATTCTCCTTGGATCATTTATAGCTGGTCAATGGGTAGTTAGTGACTTGATTCATATTCCTTCAGGAGGAATTGCTGTATTTGTTGCAGGTGCAGGTATTTTGTTTTTGTCTAAGCCTTCTTCGGTTTCTTTTAACTCACCATCAACTGTAAAAGGATGGATTAAGCGTTGCAATGCTGTTTTAAAACAATTTGAATTTCTGGAAGAGCCATCTGAACATTTTTTAAAGGCTACTCAAAGGGCGGAATCACTTCAAGAGATTCTTACTAGGGATGCTTCTCAATCTCTTTCTGTACTAAGCACTAAAGGAATTGATTTGCCTCAAAATGATTTATTGCAGTCAGCTCTAAAATGTTCTAGCCCCTTAAATTTATCTTGTTCCGCATCACTTCCTATTGATAATCAATCATGGGAATTCCCTTCACATCTTTTTGAACAAGATTTAATTCTTTATTATTTGCCACTCCCTCTTCGGGCAGTTGATTTGTTATGGCTTGAAAAAGTTCCACAAGAATTGCCGTCGTGGATAGCAGTTAATTTTGACGATCAAGATGACTGGCCTGATCAATTAAAAGCACTTCAATCTCAATTGCCAGAAAGATGGATAAACCGAGTTTTAAAATGCGATGAATCTCTAGAAAATATGAAGAAAGCTCTAACCCCAGTTAGGCGGTGTTTAGAACAACCTAAAAAGAATGTTGATCAAACTCGTAGAAGATTACTTTCAAGGCTTCATTCCTCATGGCAGGCTGATTTAGAGGGCTTGAGAAGAACTAAATTCCGTGACATTCAAAACCGTTCTCAATGGCTTGTAGCAGGAGCGGTTTTTGCTTCTCCAGTTCCTTCTACTGATTTGTTATCCGTAGCAGTTGTAAATGGTTTAATGATCCAGGAAATGGGCAAATTATGGTCATGTGATGTTAAACCTGATTTATTAAATGCTGTCGCTCGTCAACTGGCTATAGCTGCATTATCTCAAGGGGTTGTTGAATGGAGTGGACAGGCCCTTCTTGGGGTCGCCAAGCTTCATGGAAGCACTTGGTTGGCAGCAGGTGCTATTCAAGCAATTAGTGCTGCTTATCTAACTAGAGTTGTTGGAACTTCAATGGCAGATTGGATGGCATTGAACAATGGAGTTTCAAAGCCAGATTTAGAATTGCTCAAGCTCCAAGCTCCTGCTCTAATAGCTCAAGCTGCAGAAAAAGAAAAAGTTGATTGGACTAGTTTTGTAAATCAATCCAGGGATTGGATTAAAGAACAGCTAAAGGATCAGAGAGCAGTTATTACTTAA
- the glk gene encoding glucokinase — translation MNLLAADIGGTKTLLGVFRYEGQIKQLYKAKYSSEDWDNFDLMLKDFIANLPSNITTPKYACIGVAGAINNKIVKLTNLNWQISQESLCKTLNTDEVILLNDFSCLVYAIPYLQQKQYKYIQSLKTNLDYQKEGSIFAILGAGTGLGMARGIITKSGLKAIPSEGGHREFSPRNNKEWELCQWLKKDLKLTRLSIERVVSGTGLANIARWRLSQEDTKSHPILSIIEANNSHNFNNKLLPERVSIAAKGGDPIMREVLEMWLSAYGSAAGDLALQELSTEGLWIGGGTAIKHLDGLSSEIFLNSLKNKGRFSEYLEKLPIMVLIDPEAGLFGAACKAHLMTKSNVKIN, via the coding sequence ATGAATTTATTAGCAGCTGATATAGGAGGAACAAAAACGTTACTTGGGGTTTTTAGATATGAGGGACAAATAAAACAATTGTATAAAGCAAAATATTCATCTGAAGATTGGGATAATTTTGATTTAATGCTAAAAGATTTTATAGCCAATCTTCCTTCAAACATAACTACACCAAAATATGCATGTATTGGTGTTGCGGGTGCAATTAATAATAAAATTGTTAAATTAACTAATTTAAATTGGCAAATAAGTCAAGAATCCCTTTGCAAGACACTTAATACTGATGAAGTTATCTTGTTAAATGATTTTTCTTGCTTGGTATATGCAATACCTTATCTGCAACAAAAACAATATAAGTACATTCAATCCTTAAAAACAAATTTAGATTATCAAAAGGAAGGTTCCATTTTTGCAATTCTTGGAGCTGGTACAGGTCTTGGTATGGCAAGAGGCATAATAACTAAATCAGGTCTTAAAGCAATCCCTAGTGAAGGCGGACATAGAGAATTCTCCCCTCGAAATAATAAGGAATGGGAACTATGCCAATGGCTTAAAAAAGATCTAAAACTAACCAGATTGTCCATAGAAAGAGTAGTAAGTGGAACTGGTCTTGCAAATATTGCTCGTTGGAGATTAAGCCAAGAGGATACTAAGTCTCATCCAATATTAAGCATTATAGAAGCCAACAATTCTCATAATTTCAACAACAAGTTACTCCCTGAAAGAGTATCAATCGCAGCCAAAGGAGGCGATCCAATTATGCGAGAAGTTCTAGAAATGTGGCTTAGTGCTTACGGATCTGCAGCTGGAGACCTTGCATTACAAGAACTATCTACAGAAGGGCTTTGGATTGGAGGTGGAACGGCGATAAAGCATTTAGATGGCCTTTCATCAGAAATATTTCTAAACTCCTTGAAAAACAAAGGTCGTTTTTCAGAATATCTTGAGAAACTACCAATAATGGTCTTAATAGACCCAGAGGCTGGGCTATTTGGAGCTGCATGTAAAGCTCATCTAATGACCAAGTCTAATGTCAAAATAAACTGA
- the trpS gene encoding tryptophan--tRNA ligase, with protein sequence MTKKRVLSGVQPTGAIHIGNWLGAIRNWVSLQNEYDTYVCVVDLHAITVPHDPQQLKENTLRTAALYVACGMDPKKCSIFVQSHISAHSELCWLLNCVTPLNWMERMIQFKEKAIKQGDNVSIGLLDYPVLMAADILLYDADLVPVGEDQKQHLELARDIAQQRVNSRFNKESKSILKIPKPLIMKEGGKIMSLIDGNMKMSKSDPNENSRIALLDSPEIIKKKIKRAKTDSFLGLEFDNNQRPEANNLLGIYSMVSNQNREAVQKEFSNIGWGKFKPILTDAIIESLNPIQQKYYSLIKDKTELNNILNKGYIKANTISNQTLKRVRNALGFLDKPIS encoded by the coding sequence GTGACTAAAAAAAGAGTTTTATCTGGTGTTCAACCAACTGGGGCAATTCATATTGGCAATTGGTTAGGAGCTATTCGTAACTGGGTATCTTTGCAAAATGAATATGATACGTATGTATGCGTCGTAGACCTTCATGCCATTACTGTTCCACATGATCCTCAACAACTAAAAGAAAACACATTGAGAACAGCAGCACTTTATGTCGCATGTGGAATGGATCCTAAAAAATGTTCGATTTTTGTTCAAAGTCATATTTCAGCCCATAGTGAACTTTGTTGGCTTCTCAATTGTGTAACTCCATTAAATTGGATGGAAAGAATGATCCAATTCAAAGAAAAAGCTATAAAGCAAGGAGACAATGTATCAATAGGATTGCTCGACTACCCTGTACTAATGGCAGCAGACATTCTTTTATATGATGCTGATTTAGTTCCTGTTGGTGAAGATCAAAAACAACATCTAGAACTTGCTAGAGATATTGCCCAACAAAGAGTTAATTCTCGTTTCAATAAAGAAAGTAAGTCTATACTAAAAATTCCTAAACCATTAATTATGAAAGAAGGAGGCAAAATAATGAGTTTAATTGATGGAAATATGAAAATGAGCAAAAGTGATCCAAATGAAAATAGTAGAATTGCACTATTAGATAGTCCGGAAATTATTAAGAAAAAAATAAAACGAGCAAAAACCGATTCATTTTTGGGTCTAGAGTTTGATAATAATCAAAGACCAGAAGCAAATAATCTTTTAGGTATTTATTCAATGGTATCGAATCAAAATAGAGAAGCTGTACAAAAAGAGTTCTCAAATATAGGTTGGGGTAAATTCAAACCAATACTTACTGATGCAATAATTGAATCACTTAATCCAATTCAACAAAAATATTATTCATTAATAAAAGATAAAACAGAGCTAAATAATATTCTCAATAAAGGTTATATAAAAGCAAATACCATATCTAACCAAACCTTAAAAAGAGTTAGAAATGCTCTTGGTTTTCTAGATAAACCTATAAGTTGA
- a CDS encoding metal ABC transporter ATP-binding protein: MAVIPNKDTFVPLRIDADQVCVDYNGNLALYDASLKLQPGCICGLVGMNGAGKTTFFKALMGFVRPSRGRILINGCSVSTAQKDQAVAYVPQNEGVDCSFPVSVWDVVMMGRYGSMNFLRVPRESDHIAVFDALERVDLIDFRNRPIGALSGGQRKRAFVARAIAQRASVLLLDEPFAGVDIRTEKLMADLFLQLRQDGRSILISTHDLSHVRNFCDVVVLINKTVLAYGNTSDVFTSENLSMTFGGMKSDPISGPISSDE, from the coding sequence ATGGCAGTTATTCCAAATAAAGATACATTTGTTCCTTTGCGTATAGATGCAGATCAAGTATGCGTAGATTACAACGGTAATCTTGCCCTTTATGATGCAAGTTTAAAGCTTCAACCTGGATGCATATGTGGCCTGGTCGGAATGAATGGAGCAGGAAAAACGACATTTTTTAAAGCATTGATGGGCTTTGTACGTCCTTCTAGAGGAAGAATTCTTATAAATGGATGTTCAGTTTCCACAGCTCAGAAAGATCAAGCTGTAGCTTATGTCCCTCAAAACGAAGGAGTTGATTGCTCTTTCCCTGTAAGCGTTTGGGATGTTGTAATGATGGGTAGATATGGCTCAATGAATTTTTTAAGAGTCCCTAGAGAATCAGATCACATAGCTGTTTTTGATGCTCTAGAGAGAGTAGATTTAATAGATTTTCGTAATAGACCAATAGGTGCTCTTTCTGGAGGACAACGTAAAAGAGCTTTTGTCGCCAGAGCAATTGCTCAAAGAGCTTCAGTTCTATTGTTAGATGAACCCTTTGCTGGAGTTGATATACGGACAGAGAAACTGATGGCAGATCTATTTCTACAATTAAGACAGGACGGCAGGTCAATCTTGATTTCAACTCATGATCTTAGTCATGTACGAAACTTTTGTGATGTTGTTGTTCTTATAAACAAGACTGTTCTTGCATATGGAAACACTTCAGATGTCTTTACTTCTGAAAATCTTTCAATGACTTTTGGAGGCATGAAATCAGATCCTATTTCAGGACCAATCTCTTCGGATGAATGA